The sequence TTATAATGATGATACAAAACTATGGCCGGCATGACATGCAGAACAATTGTTAAATGCTGCTTGCGTCCGTCCGTCCGTGCGTGCGTGCGTGCATATGTAGCAATGGATGGATGATTGTTAGCCTCGATGGGTAGGTAGTGTTTAAATGGTGGTGGCTGGTTGAATGTAGGGAAAGCGTATGTACTAACACTGATCAAATTACTGTTTAAGCTTGCAACAATATCTTTAAAGATTACACATCTGAGTACATATCTATGTTGCACTTAACAGCAGCACAGGTTCTGCTTAACTCCTGCTGCAGAACTACAGCAGAACCGGattaaaatgaatatttttaaggaaTCTAACAGCAGGTTGCATTTTTGCTCCAGCACAATAACATTCCAAACATTTATGACAAACTATTGTAAGTTTCCGGTGGTTAATTTTTGTGATTTCCCAACTAATCTGACTCAACTTGAGTTGGCAGATTGAATTTAATTAGTTttctacaataacaaatattcttATTACGAATTCATTTTAACGTAACTCTGGTGTGTCATAATAATCATAATATAAAATACGTGCATATTAATTCACTGCTGCATTTGTAATTATTATCAAATAGTATTCTATTTGTGTAGAAGctttttctttttaagctaAGGCGTCTAAAGattatcagttttttttttattttaattttaaattttgcttatttcaaGATCTACCCAGCCACCACTAACCAGTTGTTGTTGTGGTTAAAATCTACTCAAAACAATATGCTGCAAGTTTACTAAGTATAGTTAGTATAGTATATTATATTATAGTGTATAAGTAAATAGTATTCAAGTAAAGTGTTTATTGTTTAggtgtattttctatatatgaaATGATACGGCTTGCTATAAGTACCACCATAAGTATCTAATGGAGAACCagctaaacaaaacaaaatgtacagaaatatttttattaacataaatatttagttttttttctttctttattctTAAGACTATTTTTATCTGACCATCTGTACATCAGCTGAACACCCAGTTAGCGCCGCCACAAATGTGCAATTTTATTCActttgtttatttacttttgacCACGGAGCCATCCCATCCCATTCCATCCGTTCATACGCAGCCAGtctgaagtaaaaaaaaacaactaaattaaacattgtttggagttttgtattaaaaatactcaTAAATTGACTGTGAGAGTCTTGTGAGTAGAAAagatgataaaaataaaacaattgaaagtaaaaccTTGAATAATAAATACAGGTGTTAAtatgtaaattatatttgttttgtgtAGATTTTATTCGGAATTATCAGATAATCGGTGGGAGAGCATCTGTAACCTGCTGTAGTTACTTAGtactttcaatataatattattacagtaattcgaaaaattataatattttattttttctggatttacattttacagttttaccttttaaatataGATTAAGTTAACTTTGGTGGGATTCGATTCAAAATTAGTCCCAGTTCCTGGATCTAGAAAAAATGTGTTGAAATATTAGTATGGAAATTACGACTCTTAAGTAAATTATGTACCACCACAACATCGGAAAATcaaatatagaattttaaattaagattttttctcAATAGTAATAGTAAATTAAATAGATGATATCACCGTACGatactcaatattagacacgaaccggatgatatacgtctgaaacaataaattaaatttagaaaaactacgttttcagtttttcatttcgtgatcctgtttccttttaaaatgacttcaaattttcagaggagtacatttttaaaaaaatgttttaaaatacttcgaatcatcctactatgtcaaatttggcgtcaaatgatcaagaagagttgtaaaatagttcgtattatttttattttatccaaatttttatccttgaaaatccttttagatttccaaggCTAtagattctaaccaaattcaatagcctttgtccttggggcaatataaaggtttgtgccaaattttgtcgaattatctttaaacctgcgacctgtagtttgattacacggtttacatggatggacggacagacggacggacatcgcttagtcgactcagaaagtgatcctgagcagattggtatactttcccccactatggtggtgtagtttataaacatgctattttcttaataaaactttttagtatactaataaattttttttatattttaatttgacctctatatatataaatgatgaaattttgacatttagtatagaatatttgggtctttaacgcactattttttaaaaggaatttattggattttaaaggataaacattgtAAAGgacaaaataaagataatacaaaatattttacaactcttcttgttcattTGACATACAagttgtcattgttggaatagcaggagtatttttaaatattttttgaaaaatgaacttctttgaaactttgaagtccttaaaaaaggacacaggatcactaacgaattttttctctatttgtcggacggtgtattTACAATAAACCTTGACAATAAAACTTGTTGATGACTCactttgccaattgtctaaaattttaatattcagtgatattctttgaattattacaaataaattataataaattgaacTTAATccttattaaaaatttactttaaaattatataaaataaaaaattcgaataattaccatAAATCTATAAATTTGTTCTCAACGTTCAATCAATACCAAATATTTCTGTGTTATTTTTTGCACAATTTCTGGCGTaaatttaaccctccgttagttgtaactgatctggttgatacagatccaaaaaattagtttattcgTAGGATCAATATATgggataaacatttgaaaatgatttcgagCATCTGTTCTTGACGAACCGCATTCTGGATGTTTAATTtcacgaataatttttaaagaaataaggtCCGATTATGCCAGACCGGTGGCATAAAAAGCATTTTGTCTGTAGATTATGTTGTGAATTGGTCTCACACCATAtgcgaaattttgtttattaacaattcCGCTAAGCCAAAAATAAGCCTCATTGCTGAACATAATAAAACAGTCGTCTATATGTTGCGCGAACTGATTTTTATAGTAAACTAGTTGACcgtcccggcttcgcccggtagcatttactaatgttagttcttcaagtttctccaacccacgcacaccagcctgttcttatttatttgcaaataaaatatttaaatttgtactgcacactttagggagcttttttattacagttaaatggactcaaaaaaaaaatatttccgaaTTTTACCcggattttttttatcttttttttctttagaaaccaactcctgaaaatttcgaatcgaataaaaaaaaaattagccaaatcgctccagtcgttctcacgtgatgacattacatacatggaccatttcatttttatatacgaGTATATagatttgtataaatttgtagCGTTGGTCAAGCGCCAATCTATCCATGATAGTTgtcagagtatactgatcataaatgagAGCTTTCGTAAACTCTATCAAACTTAAAAAGGCAccctttattaaagaaatattgtaaatttatattCACGTTATTGTATAAACATTGCGGACAAGAGTGATATTGTTGGCCAACATATTTAAGACGTGCTAATTGTCTTTTTCGTTGTGCTAATTGTCTGGGTAGTTACATTTTCTCTACACCGGCAGAACGTTCACACGAGAATTATAACTTAGCTCCGGAATGATCCGAGTCTGAATTAAGGGTTCGAAAGAATTCGTTCTTACCCCTATTATCACAATGTATGTTTATGTTTTAACCTAatgttatactgacagttttcatacaataattgttttaaacgaCACTATAACTATATGTTAACATGTAACCAGACTTCGTAATAATGGgggtaaatttaatttttaaaatcaatttaaattgtatCTTAAACATACAATTCCTTAGTActtcattcctttgagaattaattctttataaAACTAATTCAATATTGAATTATTCAAAGTTTTCTATTCatatccattacaaaataataaattatcaaaAGTACTGTAGTACTTCAGCATCTTATTTTATACTTACTAACAATGTTcggtattttatttaaaattaggtGGCCCGCCCGGCTTCACctggtagcatttactaatgttagttcttcaagtttctccaagccacatacacctgcctgttcttatttatttgcaaataaaatatctaaatttgtacagcatactttagggtgcttttttttaaattaaagttgactggactcacaaaaaagaatttccgagttttatccggaatttttgaatttttttctttacaaaccatctcctgaaaatttcgaatcgaataaaaaaaatcagccaaatcgctccagccgttctcacgtgatgacattacatacatggaccatttcatttttatatatatagatgtagATGATAAATTTACACATTCCTATGGACTCAACCACTTttattagcacaaatttgtgtcgtgtttactcttacaagtgttttgtaagatcaaacagcatcaaataaaataaaacaaaagttttgaaTAGGCGTAAGTAAAAGGagtttatgaaataaataaaagagttcaaatatattttatttagtggtaacgtctttttcgtcaaatatttgccatgtgtgaccctaccttcaGAATGATTTACTTTTCGATTTAGGCATGTCCGAGCATGTCGTGTTAATctgcttttattttcttttcgttTAATTTCGCCATATTAAAAAGAAGAGAATCATGCAACCCCAATAATTATTGCAAAGAAGCTGAACTTATTTGAgcattgtctatagaaaatattctgtataacagtttcttttgttataatattttgtgtaaacatttttttgtatagaaCATTTTGTAACACcccttttttatcaaaaactgtgtgtataacagtttatttagaaaaatttaagtacgccagttttttctacacaaaattttctgtataacagttttttctatggaaaatttttttatatcaaaaattgtatttataacagttgtttctatagaaagatttctttataacaaaaatttaaccattcAAAAGTTAAATGAATTCTATTCACATTAAAGCTAAAGAATGCATTTGTATGATTTTATGAAATGAattgctgacattttttaattctgaattaaaaatTGAGCTTAAATATAGTTGTTCTAAAGAAATGATTAAGGCagtaattttggaatttttagaatAATAAAAGAACGGTTAGAATTAAGTGCAACTTACATAAACGATTCTTAAGATTGTgaaatctttataaaattaaattaaacttttttagagaaatatacttttttttctcttttcagGTAAGTGATCTCtgttctacatacatattttataaacagGTAATTATCTAAAAATCACAAAACAtctaaaaatattcgaaaattgaTAGGAGCGGAAATCAGACGGTTTTTATTAATGaattgcataattttttttaatattaaaaatcaacCACTAACTGAATTTTACACTTTATGAGTcgtttacttaatatttaaatgataattgtaaataaattatcaatattCTTTATCTCTTATTCAGCTACACTAatctttgtttaacattttccaTTTGCGGACTGTTCAAAGTGTCCAAACaactcttgtttttttttcgttacacACTTGATTTCTCATATTtacacataaaaaataataagaaaaaaacaaactccTGCCACTTGTACTTCTACAAcgaaaataaactcaatcttTTTCATGGGTTCAAATTATAACCAGTTTTCAAAAGTGTATGACTCATACGTATCTTAGGCCATTCAATTTTAAGCATGCACTAGCATGTCCACCAACAAGCTAAATCTAAACTAtgggaaaattttgtttgttgtataAAGAAGAAGATGCTTTGATTTTTAATGCGTAGTTTGGTTTCTCATTGAATGAATGAACCTTCGAACAAACACAAACAACCACACCCAGTCAGATAGAGATTGTCTTAGGACAAcaaattgttcaaaaaaaaaaaactgaaggaaaaaaataaatattatgaaaaaaagaacaaacaagTGAATTTAAGTTAAATACAAAGTTAAACAAGACACTGGCATTAATTTTGCCAAAACACAACAGACTGTTTGTTGCAGCTCGCGAAGTAACTCTGCTCAAGACATGAATGCAAAATTCAAACAGGTTTGCTGCTTATgtcttttgttttgatatagttgtatcattgttgttgttgtttaaatactggTGGTGTGTTCTCAgataagaattatatatatagctCTTTTAATGTTACAATATAGTACTTTTCTGGCCTGAATTGTACctatattttagttaaaaaagtcaatgatttatttatttctaatcTTCTTctacatttataaaaatgaaatggtccatgtatgtagtggcatcacgtgagaacggctggagcgatttggctgatttttttttattcgattcgaaattttcaggagatggtttctaaagaaaaaaaattccgggtaaaactcggaattttttttttgagtccagtcaactgtaataaaaaagctccctaaagtatgcagtacaaatttagatattttatttgcaaataaataagaataggcaggtgtatgtgggttggagaaacttgaagaactaacattagtaaatgctaccgggcgaagccggggcggtcaactagtaaaatataaaatcaagttaaaagttatttgaaaacattttgccTGCTAGTTTTATTCCAATATTTGGTCtactttttgtattgaaaagttCGAAAGTTTAAGACTGTCTTAAGTGTTATCGACACAAATTCACATGTTTGTGGTGATCATAATCGAACAGCgtcattttatgaaaaaaacctATAgtacaaccataatatgattatgtccaaccatattatgattccaatttaatcataatatggttatgTAAAAAATGATAGTTGATatgatcatattatggttgtagCTCAATCGTATTATGGTTGAGTCCAACAATATCATGATTTAAGTTCATCATAATGTGAGTATTTTTAAACACAATTGTGGatggtaaataaaataaaatcctgttttttttaaaaaaagtttgaaataaataagagaGCCATCCGTATCTGATACAAACATCACAAATTGCTTGTTATAGCTGTAAAAAACAGACTTTAATATGATACTGTTACAATAGAGTGTCGTAAAATGTGTTTTAGATGAcattaccatattatggttgcagCCTCATGACCATGTTATGAATTATTTGTTATCATGTTactattaatataataaatattgggtatatgatgtaaaaatgcgtgatttacttaaatttttagcattcattatgaaacatttgtagaatataaatttatttaaagtactgaccattgttagctatgaccttttcaaaGTCTTGTGGcagcatatggattccgagccaaaggaactgctcatctttgaGGCTAAGAACAAataaagccaatatcggatactctgttccaaattgAAGCGTATCTcggagagagcgttctgcatcggtCGAAACAAATGTTAGTCCGACGGGGTACGGTGTGGACTATAACGCGGGTGAgggaaaacttcccaaccacttcattctaaatacattttgacaacttttgcaacatgtggctgagcgttgtcatgatggaaaaCGTTGTAAAATTGCTCctaatgattttgtaagctcttgttgagtttgacaacaatattcattgagtaatgcctccaattcttcaaacttgtttggctggcctgggcgatctttttcATTCGTGTCAAAATGACCACttttgaaccgcacaaaccgtTTCTCGCTCATTGaagccgatggaacacattcagcTTATTTACCgcataaaattcgacattttggatgcaaaagaaaactttacactataattttcattatctaTAAAATCACTAACTAAACGGTTAGtccggtttgaatgaaatttcacatgcgcaaaggggaagtgttgtataggttaagttttgaatttgcatCCCATGggcccatttttgggatttttaaaaacttttttgggaattgcgggattcctgataaaaaaaatttcaggaatttttgcattttcaatagaaaattctacataactgtaaaatttcattaaaataatattcataaacaaaaatttgatttcaatttgaaaaaaaaacaccgaataaaacactttttgtcatatttttcaaaaaagtattccatgagttttttaattgtcaaaagctatatatatatttgaaaaatagacaaaatctcctatccactgatatataacatgtctaccttatgttttttacgtgtcaaattaattagggaaaactacaCAACTCGCAGAGCGTTTTAATTATACCACCatattggggagggtataatgcgtttgttcagatgtttgtaacgcccaaaaatattagtctaacacccaccttaaagagtaccgatcgacttagaatcattttctgagtcgattaaacgatgtccgtccgtcagtctggtcggctggctggctgtctacgtaaaccttgtgcgcagagtacaggtagcaattttgaagatatttcgatcaaatttggtacatattattttttcggcccaaggaccaagcctattgaaactggctgaaatcggtccattatttcacctagcccccatacaaatgtccttccgaaattggactttatcggtcataaatgtttaatttatatatgtatctccacaaattgcgctccaaataagttttatatatacaaaattcatgtcaccaaattttgttacgatcggtccataattagtcatagctcccatatagacccgcatccgaaaatcactttaacgttaaaaatgttggtatacacacaaaattcaacatagttaactttaatatagacataaatcacacgacctaatttcatggtgatcggtccataattggtcatagcccccatataaggcccacttccgaaaatcactcaaaaatataaattatttaaattttttaaaaaaaaatgtctttgcTTGGGCTTCGGGCTTgaacgaccatactttcttacttgttttcaaatgcgaatatttcCTAAGTTGtgagaaatataaaattgaaaatacccgaggtgtcctactttggggactcCCGCaaccctggtgggcccatgctatcaaaattcaaaacttaaactcaacaacacttcttttttagacatttcaaatttcattcaaatcggattaacgtttagaagttacagattcaTTTCTCTCCGGAAAAAAGTTCtggaacaaacttttttttcggtgcaaatgtatggaatttcattttcggtgccgattacggtgtatgcggaaacgtagcttaagttGTACCAAATAACATATTGGCGTACTATTCTACATTTTACTTTGATAATAGTACCAAACAAATGTACAATTTTTGCAAACAATTCGTCCCTGATACTGactacaaataaatacaatgtTGTGAAATTCATTTTTATACTCTTTGGAAACTCTTTTTTTGATTGAtcaagaattatttaaaatcaaaataaacaaatacatacataatttaaataaatttatttttatgtaatttattttatagtgaattctttttttttgtccattaaaccaaaatacttcaatacaatgaaattttatttgtatgacGAGGTGTGCATACATAATAAAAGAAATGACTTTTGGGTGGTTATTCATGGTAATATATTGGATTTAAGCCCACTATTAAACGATCGCCGAGATTCATGGAATATTGTGAGTTTATTGAGACAATTAAATTAACATTATTGTACTTACAATCTAATATTTCTAAGAATTTAGactatttattggcttttgGTGGCAAAGATTTATCACATTATttccatttaaataatttaccaAAAACGGAAATTTCTTGCTTAACGGGTAAACCACGCCTTTTATTTCCTCCCATATTGGAGCTGGCTGAAAGTGAGCTACTCAAAACTCCTGGTAAACTATGGAGTCAGGAACCTCTGTATCATATTGGAAGAGTTACCAAAAAGGAACGTAAAATACGCATCATTAATACTTTAACTGCCTCTACAACTTATATGAAAGTTTGTGCTGAAGATACAATTTACGATATACAAcggaaatataaagaaatttacaataatcaTGCGGGCAGCTACTTATGGCGCAAATTCTCAAATGGTGtaaattttccaataatttaatgaaattctaATTTATTCTACTGTttcatattcattcattcatttaattttcttttgttttgttccCTTAAACAGGGTCAACGTCCtggtaatttaattttacacgAAACCCTCGATGGCAACGGTTTAATTGCAGAAGATAGTGATATTGAATTACCTTTACCTTCCATTTGGCTGTATTACACAGATGATTTGACAGTGGCATGAATAGTTAAttgtaaattcaaattttcttttttgctttGGAATTCTATTGTTActttttgtttatagaaaaaattacaatacatttTCTTCAGATTCGCTTGCTTTacatattttcacataattttatttatttctactcAACTTTGGCGCTTGTTTTTACGTTTCTTGTCTTTTTGTAAAGCGAcacattttattcaaataatgtcTGTGTTTTCTTTACCATCTTGTAGATTAAAATCTGGTCTTGTTGTaacttttgtgatttttttcattcttcttCTTGTAATTCTGATTTTGTTCTCAGGATTTGTCGTGTTTATTTCtagtttgtttcatttttaatgAGTGGGCGTTGTCTGAAATCTTGGTCTTGGAGCAAAGACAATgacatttgaatattttaagagaaattgGAATTgtctttgtttgaaaaaaagggTTGAATTTTCTTTGAAGATTCCACACCTGAAGGAGTAGTATTTTAAATTAGGTAACGTGAGTGCtcatttattttcgaaattgaaGAATGATTTCTCCATTTTAAGGAATACCTTGATAGACCTTACGCTATACACCAACTTTCCCCTTTTTCTAATTCCATTTGAATGCAAGatgcaataaattttaatccttaaaaaatacaaataaaacataaaagaaaaaataaatacattttgggACACTTTGTTCTGGTATGCTTGCTAATCAActctaaataatttaaaaactcatATTCAATTCAGTTTTTTGTGATAATACAAAAGTTTAGGTCATGTGACCTTTGACCTTGGGTGAATAAAATCCAATTCTATATCACATTATTAACGATATCAGTAGTTTTCAATAGATATTCAGTAGTTGTTAAAGGAatgatttatgttaaaaaatctaCGATCATTTCAACAATTATATTAGTGTGTTTGCATTATATttctttaaccctctaaccggcaaggctgccaTTAGGCGGGTATtctaaatgtatgtaatgctgctttatttggttatttttcgcGTTATAAtggtaaatatatataaagagacaaacaatttacttattgtgataaacaagaatgtgcacttgtcttttgtttgttttattccaacgtatttctttttttttcaaacaataacctggtatattattttacctcgaaataaaattggccggttagagggttaacttTGAGGGCTTagctcttttatttttttatattgttggggaattttatttgtaaaattatgtcatccaaatatttacatacatacatatgtacattttctttatagaattttttcctttttcttaatattaaataatttctttcaaatttaatttaatttccaaGAACTTCAATGTTATTACCTCTTTATATTGATGGTTAGACAATTAAATTtacacatatttaatttatttatttgctggGTTAATGTGAAAATGTTTTGGCCATAACTTCCTAATTTGGTTCCGCTAgaataatgatttattttatataatttgttcaTGCCTACAGTTAGTGCacgaaaaaaatgtaatttgtgTTCAATAAAGAAATTTATCTAACAATTTTGAAGTCATTAAATTATAAGCACATTttcatgttaaattttatttcaatttatttctatttaccgagttatagcaacttttatgttttacttaatttttatataaaaaatctattttgggttgaaaatataaatgaccacagatgatcgtccttttccCATTTGAACCAATATTTACCCACTTATagacacttttatgttttacttgattttttttttggaccacttttatgttttacttgattttcatatataaaaatcgatatttggtcgaaaatataagtgatcacagatgatcgtgcttttatgttttacttaattttcatataaaaaatcgattttcattgaaaatataagtgatcacagttgatcgttatttttccatttggaccactagttaccgacttatagccacttttaagtttgacttgatttttatataaaaaatagatttttatttgaaaatataagtgatctcagatgatcgtcctttttccatttggaccactattttcCGACTTATAGCGACTTTTACgttttacataattttcatataaaaaatcggtatttggtggaaaatataagtgatcacatattatcgtcatttttccatttggaccactatttaccgacttataccgacttttatgttttacttaaattttatataaaagatagattttggttgaaaatataagtgatcacagatgatcgcccTTTTTTCAATTGGAACATTATTTACCGGGTTATATCCACTTTtaggttttacttaatttttatatacaaaaattgatttttggttgaagATGTAAGTTACCACACATGatcttttttccat comes from Calliphora vicina chromosome 2, idCalVici1.1, whole genome shotgun sequence and encodes:
- the LOC135952329 gene encoding cytochrome b5 domain-containing protein 1 is translated as MKFYLYDEVCIHNKRNDFWVVIHGNILDLSPLLNDRRDSWNINLDYLLAFGGKDLSHYFHLNNLPKTEISCLTGKPRLLFPPILELAESELLKTPGKLWSQEPLYHIGRVTKKERKIRIINTLTASTTYMKVCAEDTIYDIQRKYKEIYNNHAGSYLWRKFSNGGQRPGNLILHETLDGNGLIAEDSDIELPLPSIWLYYTDDLTVA